Within the Cytophagales bacterium genome, the region TCATTTGCTTCAGCTTTATATACTAGATAATTTGGTTCATACTCAACCAATTCTATGCTTGAGCCCGCTTTCTTAAATGATGTTTTGTCAACATCAAATTTAGAAATATCTATAATAGCAGCCTTGGCCGGCTCGAATTCAGTTAAAGCTTCTATTTCTTCATCCGGGTTGTTTACTTTCTCGATTTCAGTAATAAACCATGCATTACCCAAGGCGCTAGGGTTTTGCTGAACCGGCTGTTTTGGATCACCTGTGATCACATACTTTGCATTAAGCATATTCAGAACTTTAACATTATTCCTCCACAAATGTTTTTCTATGATATCCTGGTATCTTTTCATTTTTGCCCCGGAGTAACCCCCGATCGATTTATGAAAATAAGAAGTGCGGCTATCCTGGTCCAATCTTATTGTAGTATTATACACCCTATAGCTCAACGATTTATCTTGCAAAATTATATTATCTGCAACGGTAGGTGTAAAATGTTTTTCAACAGCATTACTTTGCCACTGAATATATTTTCCTCTTTCTTTTTCATTATTTAGGTACCTTTTATCAACTCCCCACAAATCATAAAGGATCAGAATTCCAATAATACCAACAGCAACTTTATATGATATTTTCTTTAATACTGTAAAGTATAATACCACGGCAGTAAGAGCTATTAGAAAAAACGACCGGAATGCATCACTGCGTAATAAACTTTCTCTATCAACCCTTATTGCATCCACAATCCATTGTTGTTCTGGTTTAAATTGTGCATCTGCCGGACTTTCATAATTGCCGGTCCCGGCAAAAAGGGCTATTAATAAAGAGACCCCTGCTGTAATCCCTGCTGCTATCAATATGTTTTTTTTAAAATAATTTGTGTTCTTATCTGTCCAATCTGTGTTATTTAAAACCTTATCTAATGCCAGCAATCCGAGTAAAGGCACGCAAAACTGGGCAATTACCAAAGCCATTGCCACAGCTCTGAATTTATTATAAAATGGAAAATAGTCAAACATTAAGTAATTAAACGTTGAGAAGTTTCTGCCCCACGATAACATCACAAAAAGTATGGTTGCCGCTATAAGCCAATATTTTATCCTTCCATCAACAATCAAAACCCCCAATACAAATAAAAAGCAGATAATAGCGCCAAAGTAGGTCGGACCTGATGTAAAAGGCTGGTCACCACGATATAATGGTACGTTGCGAATAAATTGTTGTATTTGCTGAGCAGGCACACCGCTCCCTTTTAAAGTTTGATACGTTTCTGATTCTTTATCCAACGAACCGGTACTCGAACCGCCATAAAAATTCGGAACAAGCAAAGTCATAGTTTCTGCAATACCATAACTCCAGGCAAATGCATAATCTTTGTCCAGACCGGTTGATTTTTTTTCATCAGGATTTTCCGGGGCAAGCTCTGATTGACCTCTTATTGAATATTTTCCATATTCGTAAGTTGCCAGCATAGACCCTATATTAGCGCCTAATGCTAAAATAGCAGCAATAGAAAGCACTCCTACAGTTTTAAGAAATTTTCCTAATGTTTTCTCTTTGTACGCATAGATCAGTTCAACAATACCAAATATGACTACCGTAATCCCCATATAATACATTATTTGATAATGGCCTGCTCTTATGTGTAACCCCAAAGCTAAGGCAGTGAGTGCTGTACCTAAAAATAAATTTTTCCTAAAAGCAATAAAAATACTACCCATCACAAATGGGATATAAGCCAATGCCAGTATCTTGCCATTATGACCCGCTTCGATCGTGATGATTGAATAGGAGGAAAAGGCAAAAGCAATAGCCCCGATCACTGCCAGCCAAGGTTTTACATCTAATACAATCAACAGAAAATAGAATGCTGCCAAAGAGATCAAAAAAATCGGTGCCGGGCCAGGAAGGCCTAAAAAAATGATATTCTGAATATATCTGAAGGTATCCGGAAAATAAGCTGTTGCAATTAAATAGGCAGGCATACCACCAAATAGTGAATTGGTCCAAAGCGCTTGCTTCCCTGTCCTTTCAATATAATCCATAATTTCTTTTGCAACCCCTCTATGCGTAAAAACATCATTTTGTATTAATTGTTTATTCTCAATAAATGCCGGCTTAAAATAAATTGCCAGTAGAACGATGAAAACTAAAATGGAAATAATATGAGGTGATATTTTTTTAAAATATATTCGCATTTTTGTAGTTTTTAATTAGTATCATTAGTATTCATTCGTATATTTACCCTGCAAAAAACGATAATAATTAGCAAATAACCAATCATTTATGCAATTCATATATCCTTTTGCACATTTACCAAAAGACGACCAATTATTAATAAACATTAATGCTGCAGCTACCAGGCTTCACCAAAAGCTTAGGCGCTTAAATGTCGATTCATTAAATATTTCAGAATATAACAAAAGATACCTTGGCGGGTATTTAAAAAATATACACAAAACCCTCCAGAGACATTCATATATACTATCATGGGCTGTTGCAACTGTTAATATACCTTTAAACAAATTCGTTTTTCTCGATCATGGTGGCGGTGCGGGAATACTCTCTTTATTAGCAAAACAATTAAATATAGGTACCGTCATTTATAATGACATATATGAGCTATCGTGTAAAGATGCAAACATCATTGGTAAAACTCTTGAAATCCAGGCAGATTATTATATTCCTGGTGATATTGAAGATGTTATTAAAGTTCTAAAAAAAAAATCCATTTCCTGTAATGCAATTGCTTCTAACGATGTCATTGAGCATATTTATGATATTGACCGGTTTCTAAATAATCTTCATCTTTTTTCAGATACAACGATGAATGTAGCCTTATCATCTAATGCAAATATTTATAACCCTTTAATGAGAAGGATTTTAATGAAAAATCAACGCGACATGGAATATAAAGACAGGGTGAAGAAATGGGGAGATAAACAAAGAGATACCCTAAAAGCATATCAAAAAATAAGAAAAGAGATAATACAAAGTTATGCCGCTGATTTAAATAATGAAGAAGTTCAAAGATTGGTAGATACAACCAGAGGAATGATTGTACAAGATATTAAAAGCTGTGTGGATAATTATTTAAAAACAAAACAGTTTCCTCCACAACCCAAGCATCCTACTAATACCTGTGATCCATATACAGGAAACTGGGCAGAACATTTGATGGATTTAGATCACGTAGTAAAAATTCTGGTTAAAACAGGGTTTAAAGTAAAAATTTTGCCAGGTTTTTATGGACAATATAAGAATTTTGTTCTAAGGGTCATAGGCCGTTTTTTGAATTTGATCATTTGTAATTCAGATAGGTTTGGGATTAAACTTGCACCCTTTTATACCATTTATGGAACCAAACATACATAATCTATGTAGGCAGGTGAGATCTGCGGTTATTTATAACCTTATTATAATCTGTATAATCTATTGAAATGAAATCGCATAATTACATAGATGCATGCAACCATGCAACCATGCATCCATGCAATCATGCAATCATGCTTTTTAATTGTGTTTCGGAATATAATCTAAATACTCATATTTCCTCTCCCGATGATCTATTCTGCAACAGAAATGCAACAAGCCATTTGTTACAATGAGGTATGTAGCCTTTAAACTATAATTATATCTTGCGATCTGATCAAATGTCTTCTGAGTGATTTTTACAGATGGAGCTTTACACTCCACTACCATATAAGGTTGCCCACTTCCGTCATATACAATTATATCACAACGTTTCCCCCGCCTGTCTGCCCAATAGGCAGGGGAAACCTCCTTTAATCTGTGCCTGCCCCGATTTCTCGGTGGTAATCTTTCTTTTTTATAATCTGCCTGCCCTGTTAAATCTCTTTTATTTAACAGGGTGTGATCTGTGTTCCTTAATCCACTTTCAATTTTGATCAGCCCCTTTGGGTATTTATACTCATCAATTAAATAATGGACAAAATGCTGGCGAACCCACTCCTCAGGAGTTAATACAACAAATTTTTTCCTTATAAGATCAAAGATGTAAGCTTTCTCTCCAATATATTTAACTTTATATGTAAATTCCGGAAGATTTAATTTATCCATTTTAGTGATAAAAAATTTGATAGTCTCTGTTCTATTGCAAAAATAATAAAATATTTTTTCTAAAACCCTTGTTTAATAAAAAACAATCTTATACATTTGCGTTTTCCATATAATTTGCTTAGAATTAATACTAAGCAAAAACGTTCTTTGAAATATTATTGTAGAATAGCAAGCCGACAAAGGTAAGACCAATGCTTACTTAGATATAAGTGCTGTCAGGTATTATTCTTGACACACATCTAAATAGGTTAGGACTTAACCGCTTGAGTGTTTATAAGGGAAAGGGGATGGCAAAGTCCCCCCTTCGGGGGGATTTAGGGGGGCTAATACACTTAAGAGAACCTGAATGTCAATTTCAAGTGCTGTCGGGTTTTTTTAACCTGACAAAACAACTTTTTTTTACAATGGAGAGTTTGATCCTGGCTCAGGATGAACGCTAGCGGCAGGCCTAATACATGCAAGTCGAACGGTAATCTCCCGACTTGTCGGGAGAACGAGTGGCGAATGGGTGAGTAATACGTATGCAACCTACCTCTGACTGGGGAATAGCCCTGGGAAACCGGGATTAATACCCCATAATATACCGATGAGACATCTCATCAGTATCAAAACTTCGGTGGTTGGAGATGGGCATGCGGACCATTAGCTTGTTGGTGAGGTAACAGCTCACCAAGGCTACGATGGATAGGGGGTCTGAGAGGATGATCCCCCACACTGGTACTGAGATACGGACCAGACTCCTACGGGAGGCAGCAGTAGGGAATATTGGGCAATGGACGAAAGTCTGACCCAGCCATGCCGCGTGCAGGATGAAAGCCTTATGGGCTGTAAACTGCTTTTCTACGGGAAGAAATAGCCCCTGCGGGGGAAGTTGACGGTACCGTAGGAATAAGCACCGGCTAACTCCGTGCCAGCAGCCGCGGTAATACGGAGGGTGCAAGCGTTGTCCGGATTTATTGGGTTTAAAGGGTGCGTAGGCGGCTGATTAAGTCAGTGGTGAAATCCTGCAGCTCAACTGTAGAACTGCCATTGATACTGATCAGCTTGAGTACAGATGAGGTAAGCGGAATTTATGGTGTAGCGGTGAAATGCATAGATACCATGAAGAACTCCAATTGCGAAGGCAGCTTACTAAACTGTTACTGACGCTGAGGCACGAAAGCGTGGGGAGCGAACAGGATTAGATACCCTGGTAGTCCACGCTGTAAACGATGATCACTCGATGTGTGCGATATAATGTACGCGTCCAAGCGAAAGCATTAAGTGATCCACCTGGGAAGTACGATCGCAAGGTTGAAACTCAAAGGAATTGACGGGGGTCCGCACAAGCGGTGGAGCATGTGGTTCAATTCGATAATACGCGAGGAACCTTACCTGGACTAGAATGCGCGTGACATCCCGAGAGATCGGGACTTCCGCAAGGACACAAAGCAAGGTGTTGCATGGTTGTCGTCAGCTCGTGCCGTGAGGTGTTGGGTTAAGTCCCGCAACGAGCGCAACCCCTGTCCTTAGTTACCATCAGATAATGCTGGGGACTCTAAGGAGACTGCCTGTGCAAGCAGTGAGGAAGGTGGGGATGACGTCAAATCATCATGGCCCTTACGTCCAGGGCTACACACGTGCTACAATGGCTGGTACAATGGGTCGCTACCTGGTAACAGGATGCCAATCTCAAAAAGCCAGTCCCAGTTCGGATTGAGGTCTGCAACTCGACCTCATGAAGCTGGAATCGCTAGTAATCGCGCATCAGCAATGGCGCGGTGAATACGTTCCCGGACCTTGTACACACCGCCCGTCAAGCCATGGAAGTCAGGGAGACCTGAAGACGGTAACCACGTAGGAGCCGTTTAGGGTAAAACTGGTAACTAGGGCTAAGTCGTAACAAGGTAGCCGTACCGGAAGGTGTGGCTGGAACACCTCCTTTCTGGAGACGTCAGGTTCAAGGCTTGTTGTTCTTACAATAATATTATTATCTGTGACTATGCGCATCAAAAAATACTTTGATTAAATGGGCCTGTAGCTCAGGTGGTTAGAGCGCTACACTGATAATGTAGAGGTCCGTGGTTCAAGTCCACGCAGGCCCACCTGTTTATTTAGAGATTTGGTGATTCAGTGATTCGCTGATTTAAAATCAAAAAATCACTAAATCACCAAATCAATATATGAATGGGGGGATTAGCTCAGCTGGCTAGAGCACTTGCCTTGCACGCAGGGGGTCATCGGTTCGAATCCGATATCCTCCACAAATGGATTGCGGAATACGGATTTGTAATTTCGGATCGATAAAATTCGAAATCAACAACCCGGAATCCAAAATTCATTCCGTTCTTTGACATTTTGAAAGAGTAACAAGAGTATCAAAAATACAAGCTCATTTTTAAAAAAGTTACTAAGAGCGTATGGAGGATGCCTTGGCTCTCAGAGGCGATGAAGGACGCGATAAGCTGCGATAAGCTGCGGGGATTGGCAAATACGATTTGATCCGCAGATTTCCGAATGGGGCAACCCGTTCCGATGAAGTCGGAACATTCCATTTTTGGAATGCAAACCCGGAGAACTGAAACATCTAAGTACCCGGTGGAAAAGAAAACAATAGTGATTCCCCAAGTAGTGGCGAACGAAAAGGGAATAGCCCAAACCATTGTTGTTACGGCAATAATGGGGTTGTAGGACTGTAATATGAAAGTAATACAAAAGTTGAATTATCTGGAAAGATAAGCCATAGAAAGTGATAGCCTTGTAAATGTAATGTATTACCCGATAGCAGTATCCTGAGTAGTGCGGGACCGGAGAAATCCCGTATGAATCTGCCAGCACCATCTGGTAAGGCTAAATACTCCTGAGAGACCGATAGTGAACTAGTACCGTGAGGGAAAGGTGAAAAGTACCCTAAACAAGGGGGTGAAATAGAACCTGAAACCATACGCTTACAAGCGGTAGGAGCCCCGCACATAATTTTTATGTGCGGGGTGACTGCGTGCCTTTTGCATAATGAGCCTACAAGTTACTCCTCTCTGGCTTGGTTAATCCCCTTTGGGGTGGAGCCGTAGCGAAAGCAAGTCTGAATAGGGCGTTTAGTCAGAGGGGGTAGACGCGAAACCTGGTGATCTACCCATGACCAGGCTGAAGCCCCGATAACACGGGGTGGAGGGCCGAACTATTGTACGTTGAAAAGTGCTTGGATGAGTTGTGGGTCGGAGTGAAAGGCTAATCAAACCAGGAAATAGCTCGTTTTCCCCGAAATGTTTTTAGGAACAGCCTCGGGGATAGTCTGAAAGAGGTAGAGCTACCAATTGGACTAGGGGGTGTCAAAACCTACCAAATCCAGATGAACTCCGAATACTTTCAGATATACCCGGGAGTGAGGGTCAGGGTGCTAAGGTCCTGATCCGAGAGGGAAAGAACCCAGACCATCAGCTAAGGTCCCTAAATTTATGCTAAGTTGTACAAAG harbors:
- a CDS encoding YfhO family protein — encoded protein: MRIYFKKISPHIISILVFIVLLAIYFKPAFIENKQLIQNDVFTHRGVAKEIMDYIERTGKQALWTNSLFGGMPAYLIATAYFPDTFRYIQNIIFLGLPGPAPIFLISLAAFYFLLIVLDVKPWLAVIGAIAFAFSSYSIITIEAGHNGKILALAYIPFVMGSIFIAFRKNLFLGTALTALALGLHIRAGHYQIMYYMGITVVIFGIVELIYAYKEKTLGKFLKTVGVLSIAAILALGANIGSMLATYEYGKYSIRGQSELAPENPDEKKSTGLDKDYAFAWSYGIAETMTLLVPNFYGGSSTGSLDKESETYQTLKGSGVPAQQIQQFIRNVPLYRGDQPFTSGPTYFGAIICFLFVLGVLIVDGRIKYWLIAATILFVMLSWGRNFSTFNYLMFDYFPFYNKFRAVAMALVIAQFCVPLLGLLALDKVLNNTDWTDKNTNYFKKNILIAAGITAGVSLLIALFAGTGNYESPADAQFKPEQQWIVDAIRVDRESLLRSDAFRSFFLIALTAVVLYFTVLKKISYKVAVGIIGILILYDLWGVDKRYLNNEKERGKYIQWQSNAVEKHFTPTVADNIILQDKSLSYRVYNTTIRLDQDSRTSYFHKSIGGYSGAKMKRYQDIIEKHLWRNNVKVLNMLNAKYVITGDPKQPVQQNPSALGNAWFITEIEKVNNPDEEIEALTEFEPAKAAIIDISKFDVDKTSFKKAGSSIELVEYEPNYLVYKAEANEDGFVVFSEIYYDKGWNAFIDGKQANYVRANYILRAMEVPQGQHIIEYKFEPKVYYLSNKIMLVSSILFLCFFVGAVIYTIKTQRDKESQI
- a CDS encoding type I restriction enzyme HsdR N-terminal domain-containing protein; amino-acid sequence: MDEYKYPKGLIKIESGLRNTDHTLLNKRDLTGQADYKKERLPPRNRGRHRLKEVSPAYWADRRGKRCDIIVYDGSGQPYMVVECKAPSVKITQKTFDQIARYNYSLKATYLIVTNGLLHFCCRIDHRERKYEYLDYIPKHN